One window of Saccharomyces kudriavzevii IFO 1802 strain IFO1802 genome assembly, chromosome: 10 genomic DNA carries:
- the ARP4 gene encoding Arp4p (similar to Saccharomyces cerevisiae ARP4 (YJL081C); ancestral locus Anc_1.287), with protein sequence MSNAALQVYGGDEISAVVIDPGSYTTNIGYSGSDFPQSILPSVYGKLTADENSKKMFSEQSIGIPRKDYELKPIIENGLVIDWDTAQEQWQWALRNELYLDSNSGIPALLTEPVWNSMENRKKSLEVLLEGMQFEACYLAPTSTCVSFAAGRPNCLVVDIGHDTCSVSPIVDGMTLSKSTRRNFIAGKFINHLIQKALEPKEIIPLFAIKQRKPELIKKVFDYKVDKSLYDYANSRGFFQECKETLCHICPTKPLEEAKAELSTTTKRSIESPWNEEIIFDNETRYGFAEELFLTKKEDIPEYWPRSDSGVVETWRNDYVPLKRTKPSGSNKADKKATLTDEKDQDIVSKSTSPAANSADTPNESGKRPLEEDKPYENNELAGLAGLVYSSIMSSDVDLRATLAHNVVLTGGTSSIPGLSDRLMTELNKILPSLKFRILTTGHIRERQYQSWLGGSILTSLGTFHQLWVGKQEYEEVGIERLLNDRFR encoded by the coding sequence ATGTCCAATGCTGCCTTGCAAGTTTATGGAGGTGATGAGATATCTGCAGTAGTCATAGATCCCGGTTCCTACACCACGAATATTGGCTATTCAGGCTCCGATTTTCCTCAATCAATTTTACCCTCTGTTTACGGTAAACTCACTGCAGATGAAAATAGCAAGAAGATGTTCTCTGAACAATCCATTGGGATCCCAAGAAAAGACTATGAACTCAAACCCATCATTGAGAACGGTCTTGTCATAGATTGGGATACCGCACAGGAGCAGTGGCAATGGGCATTACGGAATGAGCTCTATTTAGATTCAAACTCTGGTATACCAGCTCTGCTAACTGAACCTGTTTGGAATAGTATGgaaaacaggaaaaaatctttggaGGTGCTCCTAGAAGGAATGCAATTCGAAGCCTGTTATTTAGCTCCTACATCAACATGTGTTTCATTCGCAGCAGGTAGGCCCAATTGTTTGGTAGTTGATATTGGTCATGATACATGCAGTGTTAGTCCAATAGTAGATGGTATGACATTATCAAAGAGtacaagaagaaactttaTTGCCGGGAAATTTATCAATCACTTGATTCAAAAGGCACTCGAACCAAAAGAGATAATACCCCTTTTTGCAatcaaacaaagaaaaccagAACTCATTAAGAAGGTATTTGACTATAAGGTTGACAAATCGCTATATGATTACGCAAACAGCCgaggattttttcaagagtGCAAAGAGACGCTTTGTCATATTTGCCCTACCAAGCCTTTGGAAGAAGCAAAAGCAGAATTAAGTACTACGACTAAAAGATCTATTGAATCTCCTTggaatgaagaaattatttttgataacGAAACGCGTTACGGCTTCGCTGAAGAGCTTTTCCtcacaaagaaagaagatatTCCGGAATATTGGCCTCGTTCTGACTCTGGAGTAGTGGAAACTTGGCGTAACGACTATGTGCCACTGAAAAGGACTAAGCCAAGTGGAAGTAACAAAGCAGACAAGAAAGCAACACTAACTGATGAAAAGGATCAGGATATTGTGAGTAAATCTACTTCTCCAGCTGCGAACAGCGCAGACACTCCGAACGAAAGTGGTAAGAGACCTTTAGAAGAGGACAAGCCTTATGAGAATAATGAATTGGCTGGTCTAGCTGGTCTTGTGTATTCATCCATAATGAGCAGTGATGTGGATTTGAGGGCGACGCTGGCTCACAATGTCGTACTTACAGGGGGTACATCATCAATTCCTGGTTTGAGTGATAGGCTAATGACCGAACTGAATAAAATACTACCATCCCTAAAGTTTAGAATATTGACAACAGGGCACATTAGAGAAAGACAATATCAATCATGGCTAGGTGGCAGTATACTCACAAGCTTGGGGACTTTCCATCAACTGTGGGttggaaaacaagaatatgaagaagTGGGTATTGAAAGATTACTCAATGATAGGTTTAGATAG
- the TAX4 gene encoding Tax4p (similar to Saccharomyces cerevisiae TAX4 (YJL083W) and IRS4 (YKR019C); ancestral locus Anc_1.284): protein MLFPKKKNPANHAVVELPKEALRDSLAAAQVTFKRYAHPNSGGGERPSQLKVASTPGAKTEIAAPRMRRPETRSVYHQYSKETLSSHPESVSVPTTPVGVNHYDMKDRASNSPSSLAAAETAVYLARSNSSGTRPSPISSRDPVMDVETKSLRAPSALKNELRLSKTRIPPPLYDGTARSRSISPQISYSTSLSSSYSLSSDEEDTSYRERSTDEAFPSEPSISSYSLSSKVSNKPLHVEASQHQQEPEYSAMNKLSGGNMIYKGTLPDLIPRNQRKASKLNFKRKILRSPDANEYNNDHPQENLSHIYSNQKQNGGAIINTQQNVKLKTTMRGGKYAITENDETFPYDKKSLSSDSDTDEDSNAVEVKDKKKKSRRSKIKRGLRTTAAVVGSSTSVLPFPHHNHHHHHQLHNSNSHHIHANHYTTPRKFNEDKPWKSHRDLGFITEQERKRYESMWVSNRYSYLRLLPWWPTLTNEDDEPNLKPLTLPQDGLMLNLVVKGIWYRSNLPTDLLVQIYNMVDTRKDGTLDRKSFIVGMWLVDQCLYGRKLTNELDQRVWNSVDNYVLGTINVKPTSAERYPNADNVLEKPSKLSVRQELKNIKRDLRNVRI, encoded by the coding sequence ATGCTGTTccccaaaaaaaagaatccTGCAAACCATGCTGTGGTGGAATTGCCGAAGGAAGCTCTGCGAGACTCTTTAGCTGCTGCTCAGGTTACCTTCAAGAGGTACGCCCACCCAAACTCCGGTGGCGGTGAAAGGCCAAGTCAGTTGAAGGTGGCATCTACACCTGGCGCGAAAACTGAGATTGCTGCACCGAGGATGAGGCGTCCTGAAACAAGAAGTGTATACCATCAATATTCCAAGGAAACGCTTTCCAGTCACCCTGAATCTGTCTCGGTACCGACAACTCCTGTGGGAGTGAACCACTATGATATGAAGGATCGAGCTTCGAATTCGCCAAGCAGTCTGGCCGCTGCAGAGACAGCTGTGTACTTGGCGCGCTCCAACTCATCCGGCACCAGACCATCTCCCATTAGTAGCCGGGACCCAGTCATGGATGTTGAAACGAAATCACTACGGGCCCCTTcagctttgaaaaatgagcTGCGTTTAAGTAAAACAAGGATCCCTCCACCATTGTATGATGGTACCGCTCGCTCGCGTTCTATATCGCCACAGATATCTTACTCTACTTCGTTATCATCGTCGTATTCCTTGAGTtccgatgaagaagacaCATCTTACAGAGAACGAAGTACTGATGAGGCATTTCCTTCCGAACCTTCCATATCGTCATATAGTCTTTCGTCTAAGGTCTCGAACAAGCCCCTACATGTTGAAGCTTCACAGCATCAGCAAGAACCAGAGTATTCCGCGATGAATAAACTCAGTGGCGGCAATATGATATATAAGGGTACTCTACCCGATCTGATACCAAGAAATCAAAGGAAGGCGAGCAAGCTAAATTTCAAACGCAAAATCTTAAGATCTCCGGATGCCAATGAATACAACAATGATCACCCGCAAGAGAATTTATCACATATATATTCCaaccaaaaacaaaacgGTGGGGCAATTATAAACACACAGCAGAATGTGAAGCTTAAGACCACCATGAGGGGTGGAAAATATGCAATTacagaaaatgatgaaactTTTCCTTACGATAAAAAGTCGTTATCATCAGATTCGGATACTGATGAGGATTCTAATGCAGTGGAGGTCAAggacaaaaagaagaaaagccGCCGCTCTAAAATAAAGAGAGGGTTGAGGACGACGGCTGCGGTAGTTGGAAGCAGTACTTCTGTACTCCCATTCCCCCACCACaaccaccatcaccaccaccaGCTGCATAACTCAAACTCTCACCACATACACGCAAATCATTACACAACCCCCCGCAAGTTCAACGAAGACAAGCCGTGGAAATCCCATAGAGATCTTGGGTTTATCactgaacaagaaagaaaacggTATGAGTCCATGTGGGTGTCAAACAGGTACTCGTATTTGCGTCTGCTGCCGTGGTGGCCCACCCTCACcaatgaagacgatgagCCTAACTTAAAACCGCTAACCCTGCCGCAAGATGGTCTGATGTTAAATTTGGTTGTTAAAGGTATATGGTACCGATCAAACCTGCCCACAGATCTTTTAGTGCAGATATACAATATGGTGGACACGAGAAAGGACGGTACTTTGGACAGAAAGTCATTCATAGTGGGCATGTGGCTTGTCGACCAATGCCTATACGGCCGGAAGCTGACCAATGAGCTGGACCAGAGAGTTTGGAACAGCGTGGACAACTATGTTCTCGGCACTATCAACGTGAAGCCCACTTCCGCTGAACGCTATCCCAATGCCGATAACGTCTTGGAAAAGCCATCAAAGCTCTCAGTACGAcaggaattgaaaaacatcaaaCGCGATCTCAGAAACGTCAGAATATGA
- the IML2 gene encoding Iml2p (similar to Saccharomyces cerevisiae IML2 (YJL082W) and YKR018C; ancestral locus Anc_1.285) produces the protein MFRVFGSFGSRNAQGSGEEPSTKTKEVLRQANDFEIALKAMDFVLDDRTDEGLNLLKKAEMETGSDQTILTLARGVIEFLQATLSFEAEEMKKAAITLGKAEQMSWKSKQNAERIGFKSSSIYPVGTVYAVTYTESCLLHALLMLFSESMMEAAKALLKLRRAYTMLQSIMVTVKKAERSRNSSSPSPSGNSEESCGSFVSAETTFTSVDIPFTLSSEDKSNPQLLEYAERIFTMRMGRLSGAHIGNTPSFHRLRDDLGLQTTPSSASDGHSAADDFDLEQATIDEFIHSGANLCYGILQVVLSLLPPAIGAVLSIVGFKGSREEGLRLVWKATKERNVHGCIGLLGLMFYYDGPFQFTDADFDIPANDNISRTLSKSKTNDSSISPGYMDSATLLHPGKILENALLKARALFPNSALWLLNEAKMLSGKGRLRDSLTLMDSIDVNSIRMRQVKSLMVFERAILLVNLHEYNRAADDLISLLDISDWSHALYTYFAGCCYLENWRMSKLGLLNDGKEQFYKERARELIFDAPSLLGKKTFKSKNLPLDRFMLRKVQQFNNMQKKLNLKEPLDSIATSPVHELSYFYNGYNRMTEDNLILTKKMLTEYHNPAIDSEDPDQELIRNLLLSLTLRRLGDAEKGLALLDDIVLPKIFHIQNGKVKYFKKTEDPWAYPAALYERALFCWKLGGMGSLKESREWLLRAQNYAADYELSTRIGMKIKAALDRVENALA, from the coding sequence ATGTTCAGGGTATTTGGTTCCTTTGGATCAAGGAATGCGCAAGGATCTGGCGAAGAACCATCGACAAAGACGAAAGAAGTTCTGAGACAGGCCAATGACTTTGAAATCGCATTAAAGGCCATGGATTTTGTACTGGACGATAGAACGGATGAAGGATTGAATTTGCTGAAAAAAGCTGAAATGGAGACTGGATCAGATCAAACCATTCTGACTTTGGCAAGAGGTGTTATCGAGTTTCTGCAAGCCACTTTGAGTTTTGAGGCcgaagaaatgaaaaaagctGCCATTACTCTCGGTAAAGCTGAGCAAATGTCTTGGAAAAGTAAGCAAAATGCTGAAAGGATTGGCTTCAAGAGTAGTTCAATATATCCTGTCGGGACGGTCTATGCGGTGACGTATACAGAGTCGTGTCTTTTGCACGCTTTGCTGATGTTATTTAGTGAAAGCATGATGGAAGCAGCCAAAGCCTTGTTGAAACTAAGAAGAGCTTATACAATGTTGCAAAGTATCATGGTCACTGTGAAGAAAGCTGAACGCTCAAGAAACTCGAGCTCTCCCTCTCCAAGTGGAAACAGCGAAGAATCATGTGGAAGTTTTGTTTCAGCAGAGACGACATTCACATCGGTTGATATACCATTCACATTATCCTCAGAGGACAAATCGAACCCTCAGCTATTAGAGTATGCTGAAAGAATCTTTACCATGAGAATGGGAAGATTATCAGGCGCTCATATCGGCAACACCCCATCCTTTCATAGATTAAGGGATGATTTGGGATTACAGACAACCCCATCTTCCGCTTCAGATGGTCATTCTGCTGCGGATGATTTCGATTTGGAACAAGCCACCATCGATGAGTTCATCCATTCGGGGGCCAATTTATGTTATGGCATCTTGCAAGTTGTGCTTTCCTTACTGCCACCCGCAATCGGTGCCGTTTTATCTATCGTGGGCTTCAAGGGGTCTCGCGAAGAAGGTTTGAGACTAGTTTGGAAAGCTACAAAGGAGAGAAATGTTCATGGCTGTATTGGTCTACTAGGCCTGATGTTTTATTATGATGGCCCTTTCCAATTCACAGACGCTGACTTTGATATACCAGCAAATGATAATATATCAAGAACCCTAAGTAAAAGCAAGACCAATGATAGTAGCATTTCGCCAGGTTACATGGATAGTGCAACTTTATTGCATCCGGGGaaaattttagaaaatgcACTACTTAAGGCGAGAGCACTTTTCCCCAATAGTGCTCTATGGCTATTAAATGAGGCGAAGATGCTTTCTGGAAAAGGTAGGCTTCGTGACTCTCTTACTCTGATGGATTCTATTGATGTAAACAGTATCCGTATGAGGCAAGTGAAATCCCTGATGGTGTTCGAACGTGCCATTCTTTTAGTTAACTTGCATGAATACAATAGGGCTGCGGACGACTTAATCAGCCTGCTCGATATTAGTGATTGGTCACATGCATTGTATACTTATTTTGCAGGTTGTTGTTATCTGGAAAACTGGAGAATGTCAAAATTGGGCTTATTGAATGATGGTAAAGAACAGTTTTATAAGGAGAGGGCCAGGGAACTCATATTTGACGCGCCATCCCTGTTAGGTAAGAAAACTTTTAAATCCAAAAATCTTCCTTTGGATAGGTTTATGCTAAGGAAAGTTCAACAATTCAATAACATGCAAAAGAAACTGAACTTAAAAGAACCGCTAGATTCAATAGCAACATCTCCTGTTCATGAATTATCCTATTTCTACAACGGTTACAATAGAATGACTGAAGACAATTTGATCttaaccaaaaaaatgttaaCGGAATATCATAATCCTGCGATTGATTCCGAGGATCCAGATCAAGAACTAATCAGAAATCTACTGCTATCCTTGACTTTAAGAAGATTGGGCGATGCGGAAAAGGGTTTGGCTTTATTAGACGATATTGTCCTaccaaaaatatttcacatCCAAAATGGTAAAGTGAAGTACTTCAAGAAAACCGAGGACCCATGGGCATATCCAGCCGCCCTTTATGAGAGGGCTTTATTCTGTTGGAAATTAGGCGGCATGGGAAGTTTGAAAGAAAGCAGGGAATGGTTACTAAGAGCCCAAAATTATGCCGCTGACTATGAATTAAGTACACGTATCGGTATGAAGATCAAAGCTGCTCTTGATAGAGTTGAGAACGCACTTGCCTGA
- the ALY2 gene encoding Aly2p (similar to Saccharomyces cerevisiae ALY2 (YJL084C) and ALY1 (YKR021W); ancestral locus Anc_1.282), whose protein sequence is MPTEQSISSPLFPMEKDIDVPLDATPLAQSSSLQLFIHLAEPVVFLQGFDPQRTEYPSVVLRGCLVVRILKPTKLKSINLSFKGYSRTEWPEGIPPKRQEFVEIKDIVDHTWALYPTTEQKGKKRICASNSPNNFLMKESGASLYRTLSENEPLTSRKASISGLSSLNLSPLGTPGNSSVNVRDRESRQRSRSSSVTSATAPSRNLSPINLLKRATSPSVSHHNYKPTTTSIFSDLLNNTFTHNDSTLHHNHYTPASNGHLTMASNNYTSGPGGDSFVFQPGDYVYTFEELIPQEYPESIRADFGFVEYFLFASIERFGAFKSNVSGRQVVNIVRTQAHNSVEESEPIIISRDWENQLYYDIVIASKDIILDAFLPITFKFAPLDKVTLHRIRIYVTETMEYYCRDKKVHRMEPTKKFLLTEQKGPKLLNLPSDANASKAKNMGNLLEDPKNGDLVNKEYEYQIFVPSRFNNHQQLHPDTSYENIKANHWIKICLRLSRVVDNKRKHYEISIDSPIHVLHRLCSHANTLLPSYDGHTTIAPKEMDPSISSILESSEDNANLYHNSNIFFPKEILSSPVLSPNVQPLDILIPHLPSTSLTRNSRQFSRNSKLHSKDNAVFNSVKLKSNIYQPETLQRELASPQAIPLSPITSPMSNMEMPPPDFDFSSDFISDALSGTTTTEASSSESSILPKDPPSYKDTVLHDNNQKRKPNSKHTTLKASHSSRHPDNGTAESMIQEESTSMTEEKKHKNDAILKKRGSRDLKNLAMPQHEESKISTPNKNQSKERDRKRVLSLPPLHSSPNNSSFAHSTLGNLSNESLRSLNRRESVQDNLPSTVRNDNPFFTDLNQILIDDELKNHDKNELNRNPTNTSSTPASARSSFDYSGINISKDKLTMEPLLSKTETLPNKINDNSFLRSNDSYVDLFDQSTDTTVDITAPYARNSSAWHPSQDNNDNNPFFPLLGGNENFLNAISAQNFTESDHNNDITTQGSGLTESSRNSDSEERFASRLSSPEKLLVNTLDNESGLQSINDSTF, encoded by the coding sequence ATGCCCACGGAACAGTCTATCTCATCGCCATTGTTTCCAATGGAAAAGGATATCGATGTTCCCCTAGATGCTACACCTCTGGCGCAGAGTTCGTCGTTACAGCTTTTTATTCACCTGGCTGAACCAGTCGTTTTCCTTCAAGGGTTTGACCCTCAGAGGACGGAATATCCCTCAGTTGTCCTTCGGGGTTGTTTAGTGGTTAGGATACTGAAGCCCACAAAGCTCAAAAGCATAAATCTGTCATTCAAAGGGTATTCTAGAACAGAATGGCCTGAAGGTATCCCACCCAAAAGACAGGAGTTTGTAGAGATTAAAGATATTGTAGATCATACGTGGGCTTTATATCCGACAACGGAGCAGAAAGGCAAGAAAAGGATCTGTGCTTCCAATTCACccaataattttttgatgaaggAAAGTGGTGCTTCCCTTTATAGAACGCtatctgaaaatgaacCCTTAACCAGCAGGAAAGCATCCATATCAGGTTTATCTTCCTTGAACTTATCTCCTCTAGGTACACCGGGAAATTCCTCCGTCAATGTCAGAGATAGGGAAAGTAGACAGAGATCTAGATCTTCCTCTGTCACCTCTGCCACAGCTCCTTCGAGAAATTTATCTCCAATAAacttattgaaaagagccACGTCTCCTTCCGTATCTCATCATAATTACAAACCTACTACCACGTCTATCTTTTCAGACCTGTTAAATAACACTTTTACCCATAATGACTCAACATTGCATCATAATCATTACACACCCGCCAGCAACGGTCATCTAACAATGGCAAGCAATAATTACACCAGCGGGCCTGGTGGAGATTCTTTCGTCTTCCAACCAGGTGACTATGTTTACACGTTCGAAGAATTAATTCCTCAAGAGTACCCAGAATCGATTAGAGCTGATTTTGGGTTTGTAGAGTACTTCTTATTTGCCAGTATAGAAAGATTTGGTGCCTTCAAATCAAACGTCAGTGGACGTCAGGTAGTGAACATAGTGCGGACCCAGGCCCATAATTCCGTGGAAGAAAGTGAACCAATTATCATATCGAGAGATTGGGAAAATCAGTTATACTATGACATCGTCATAGCTTCCAAAGATATTATCTTAGATGCATTCTTACCTATCACGTTTAAATTTGCTCCACTTGATAAAGTCACACTGCATAGAATCAGAATATATGTGACAGAAACAATGGAATATTACTGTAGGGACAAAAAAGTTCATAGGATGGAGCCCActaagaaatttttgttgaCGGAACAAAAGGGCCCCAAACTATTGAACTTACCCAGCGATGCAAATGCTTCGAAAGCCAAAAATATGGGGAACTTATTGGAGGACCCAAAAAATGGTGATTTAGTTAACAAAGAGTATGAATACCAAATTTTCGTTCCAAGTCGTTTCAACAACCACCAACAGTTACATCCAGACACTTCGtatgaaaacatcaaagcAAACCATTGGATCAAAATCTGTCTGAGATTATCTAGAGTAGTGGATAACAAGAGAAAGCATTACGAAATCAGTATCGATTCTCCGATCCATGTTTTGCACAGATTATGCTCACATGCGAATACTCTTCTACCAAGCTATGATGGACATACTACGATTGCACCAAAAGAGATGGACCcctccatttcttcaatattgGAATCGTCGGAGGATAATGCAAACCTGTACCATAATTccaacattttctttcccaaagaaattctttcatcACCAGTTCTTTCGCCCAACGTTCAACCTTTAGACATTTTGATCCCACATTTACCGTCCACTTCTTTGACCAGGAACTCCAGGCAGTTTAGtagaaattcaaaattgcaTTCGAAGGATAAtgctgttttcaattccGTTAAACTAAAGtcaaatatatatcaaCCGGAGACCTTGCAAAGAGAGCTAGCATCTCCTCAAGCGATCCCACTTTCCCCAATAACATCACCAATGTCAAATATGGAAATGCCACCGCcagattttgatttttcctCTGATTTCATATCTGATGCATTGTCCGGAACTACTACTACCGAAGCATCCTCGTCAGAGTCGAGTATCTTACCAAAAGATCCACCATCTTATAAGGATACTGTGTTGCATGACAATAAtcaaaagaggaaaccAAATTCCAAACATACAACCTTGAAAGCCTCTCACTCTAGTAGACATCCGGATAATGGTACTGCCGAAAGCATGATACAAGAAGAATCTACGTCAAtgacagaagaaaaaaaacataaaaatgaCGCTATTCTTAAGAAGAGAGGAAGCAGGGACCTAAAAAACTTGGCAATGCCACAACACGAGGAAAGTAAGATTTCTACACCCAATAAAAATCAGAGTAAGGAAAGGGACAGGAAAAGAGTATTAAGTTTACCTCCATTACATAGCTCACCAAATAACAGCAGCTTTGCACATTCTACTTTAGGAAATCTTAGCAATGAATCATTACGATCGTTGAATAGAAGAGAAAGTGTTCAAGACAATTTACCGTCCACGGTAAGGAACGACAATCCTTTTTTCACTGATTTAAACCAAATCTTGATAGATGATGAACTGAAAAATCATGATAAAAACGAACTGAATCGAAATCCTACGAATACCTCGAGCACACCTGCCTCGGCTAGATCCTCTTTTGATTACTCGGGGATAAATATTAGTAAGGACAAGTTAACTATGGAACCTTTACTGAGCAAAACAGAAACGTTGCCTAATAAAATCAATGATAACTCCTTTCTAAGGTCTAATGATTCCTATGTTGATTTATTTGATCAATCGACAGATACCACGGTTGATATCACGGCACCGTATGCGAGGAATTCCTCCGCATGGCATCCTTCGCAGgacaataatgacaataatcctttttttccgctTTTAGGGGGTAACGAGAACTTTTTGAATGCGATTAGTGCACAAAATTTTACTGAATCAGATCATAATAACGATATTACTACACAGGGTTCAGGATTAACGGAAAGCTCTAGAAATTCAGATTCTGAGGAAAGGTTTGCCTCAAGACTTTCTTCACCGGAAAAGTTGCTGGTTAATACTCTGGATAATGAATCCGGGCTACAAAGTATAAATGATAGTACGTTCTAG